Proteins from a single region of Pyrus communis chromosome 6, drPyrComm1.1, whole genome shotgun sequence:
- the LOC137737946 gene encoding pyruvate, phosphate dikinase, chloroplastic-like, which translates to MPSTVKVNGTTNPNLKKYEPAQSQSNSVLSPVADQGAPAIKKRVFNFGKGKSEGNKGMKSLLGGKGANLAEMASIGLSVPPGLTISAEACQDYQLNGKDLPQGLWKEILEGLESVEKDIGAILGDSSKPLLVSVRSGAAVSMPGMMDTVLNLGLNDKVVAGLAAKSGERFAYDSYRRFLDMFGDVVMGIPHSSFEEKLEKLKGKKGVKLDTKLTASDLKELVEQYKNVYLEKTGEKFPSDPKQQLLLAVKAVFDSWDSQRAIKYRSINQITGLKGTAVNIQCMVFGNMGNTSGTGVLFTRNPSTGERKLYGEFLVNAQGEDVVAGIRTPEDVDAMKNCMPEAYKELVENCEILEKHYKDMMDIEFTVQENRLWMLQCRVGKRTGKGAIKIAVDMANEGLVDKHTAIKMVEPQHLDQLLHPQFENPTAYKDKVIATGLPASPGAAVGQVVFTAEDAESWHAQGKKVILVRTETSPEDVGGMHAAAGILTARGGMTSHAAVVARGWGKCCVSGCADIRVNDSEKLVLVGKTVVNEGEWLSLNGSTGEVILGKQPLAPPALSGDLETFMSWADKVRRLKVMANADTPEDAITARNNGAQGIGLCRTEHMFFASDDRIKAVRKMIMAATLEQRKAALDLLLPYQRSDFEGIFRAMDGLPVTIRLLDPPLHEFLPEGNLEQIVGQLTTQTGMTEDEVFSRVEKLSEVNPMLGFRGCRLGISYPELTEMQARAIFQAAVTMSNQGVKVFPEIMVPLVGIPQELGHQVSLIRSVAVKVFSEMGTTVAYKVGTMIEIPRAALVADEIAKEAEFFSFGTNDLTQMTFGYSRDDVGKFLPIYLSKGLLQNDPFQVLDQRGVGQLIKMATEKGRAARPSLKVGVCGEHGGDPSSVAFFAEAGLDYVSCSPFRVPIARLAAAQVAL; encoded by the exons ATGCCTTCCACTGTGAAAGTAAACGGGACCACGAACCCAAACCTGAAGAAGTATGAGCCAGCACAAAGTCAATCAAACTCCGTTCTGTCCCCAGTTGCTGATCAAGGTGCACCAGCAATCAAAAAG CGAGTATTTAATTTCGGAAAAGGAAAGAGTGAAGGCAACAAGGGAATGAAGTCATTG TTGGGAGGAAAAGGTGCAAACCTGGCAGAAATGGCTAGCATTGGGCTATCCGTCCCACCTGGACTTACTATATCAGCAGAAGCATGCCAAGATTATCAGCTCAACGGCAAAGACTTACCACAAGGTTTGTGGAAGGAGATATTAGAGGGCTTGGAGAGTGTGGAAAAGGACATTGGTGCTATTCTTGGCGATTCTTCCAAGCCTCTTCTTGTCTCTGTACGCTCTGGTGCCGCG GTTTCCATGCCTGGCATGATGGACACTGTCCTCAACCTTGGACTCAATGACAAGGTGGTTGCTGGTTTGGCCGCAAAAAGCGGAGAGCGCTTTGCTTATGACTCGTACAGACGTTTCCTAGACATGTTTGGAGATGTT GTTATGGGAATTCCACACTCATCATTTGAggagaaattggaaaaactaaAAGGTAAAAAAGGAGTTAAGCTTGATACAAAGCTAACAGCTTCTGATCTTAAAGAGCTGGTAGAACAATACAAAAATGTTTATCTCGAAAAAACGGGTGAAAAGTTCCCTTCAG ATCCAAAACAACAGCTTCTCTTGGCTGTTAAAGCAGTTTTTGATTCTTGGGACAGCCAAAGGGCCATTAAATACCGGAGCATCAATCAGATAACTGGTTTGAAGGGAACTGCGGTTAACATTCAATGCATGGTTTTCGGGAACATGGGAAATACTTCAGGGACTGGTGTTCTGTTCACTAGGAATCCAAGCACCGGTGAAAGGAAGCTTTATGGCGAGTTCCTAGTCAATGCTCAG GGAGAAGATGTAGTTGCCGGGATCAGGACACCAGAAGACGTGGATGCTATGAAAAATTGCATGCCCGAAGCTTACAAGGAGCTTGTGGAGAATTGCGAAATTCTGGAAAAACATTACAAAGATATGATG GACATTGAGTTCACAGTCCAAGAAAATAGGTTGTGGATGTTGCAATGCCGCGTTGGAAAGCGTACTGGTAAAGGAGCGATTAAGATAGCTGTAGACATGGCTAACGAAGGGCTTGTTGATAAGCACACTGCAATCAAGATGGTGGAACCACAGCACCTTGACCAACTTCTTCACCCACAG TTTGAAAATCCAACCGCTTACAAAGACAAAGTGATCGCCACTGGGTTACCTGCATCTCCAGGAGCAGCAGTAGGACAAGTCGTGTTCACTGCAGAAGATGCTGAATCATGGCATGCACAAGGAAAAAAAGTCATCCTG GTAAGGACAGAAACTAGCCCCGAAGATGTTGGGGGTATGCATGCTGCTGCCGGAATCTTGACAGCTAGAGGTGGAATGACATCTCATGCAGCTGTTGTAGCCCGTGGGTGGGGTAAATGTTGTGTTTCTGGCTGTGCTGACATCCGAGTAAATGACAGTGAGAAG CTGGTTTTGGTCGGGAAAACGGTGGTCAATGAAGGAGAATGGCTTTCACTCAATGGATCCACTGGTGAAGTCATATTGGGAAAACAGCCACTTGCTCCTCCAGCTTTGAGTGGCGATTTGGAAACCTTTATGTCTTGGGCTGATAAAGTCAGGCGTCTCAAG GTGATGGCAAATGCTGACACGCCTGAAGATGCGATAACAGCAAGAAATAATGGTGCACAAGGGATTGGACTTTGCAGGACAGAACACATG TTCTTTGCTTCGGATGATAGAATAAAGGCGGTAAGAAAAATGATCATGGCAGCTACACTTGAACAAAGGAAGGCAGCATTGGACCTCTTACTACCGTATCAGAGATCCGACTTTGAAGGAATTTTCCGTGCAATGGATG GTCTTCCGGTAACAATCCGCCTGTTAGACCCTCCACTTCACGAATTTCTTCCAGAAGGTAACTTGGAACAGATTGTCGGCCAACTAACTACACAGACTGGCATGACCGAGGATGAAGTTTTCTCGAGGGTTGAGAAATTATCAGAAGTAAACCCCATGCTTGGTTTCCGCGGCTGCAG GCTAGGGATATCATACCCAGAGCTCACGGAAATGCAGGCGCGTGCAATCTTTCAAGCTGCTGTCACAATGAGCAACCAAGGTGTCAAAGTTTTCCCCGAGATAATGGTTCCCCTTGTCGGAATACCTCAG GAACTGGGACATCAAGTGAGTCTCATTCGCAGTGTCGCAGTGAAAGTGTTCTCTGAGATGGGTACCACCGTGGCCTATAAAGTTGGAACTATGATCGAGATCCCTAGAGCTGCTCTGGTTGCAGATGAG ATTGCGAAGGAAGCTGAGTTCTTCTCCTTCGGGACCAATGATCTCACACAAATGACATTTGGGTacagtagagatgatgtgggcAAGTTTCTACCTATTTACCTCTCCAAAGGCCTTCTTCAAAACGATCCCTTCCAG GTACTTGATCAAAGAGGTGTCGGGCAGCTCATTAAGATGGCCACGGAAAAGGGTCGCGCAGCTAGGCCTAGCTTAAAG GTTGGAGTATGTGGAGAGCATGGTGGAGACCCTTCTTCTGTTGCATTTTTCGCAGAGGCCGGACTAGACTATGTTTCGTGTTCTCCATTCag GGTACCTATTGCTAGGCTAGCAGCAGCTCAAGTAGCTCTCTAA